A single region of the Nocardioides aquaticus genome encodes:
- a CDS encoding TIGR03557 family F420-dependent LLM class oxidoreductase produces MTNFGYTLMTEQSGPRELVRYAVGAEEAGFDFEVSSDHFSPWLKEQGHAPHAWTVLGAVAHATERVGLMTYVTCPTIRYHPAIVAQKSATLQLLAEGRFTLGLGSGENLNEHVVGEGWPAVKQRLEMLEEAIEIIRALHTGEVVDFKGEYFDVASAHLWDVPEQGVPIGVAAAGPRGIATFGPVADHLISTDPFPSLIETWNATEGCARIGDGARAVGQIPICWGPDEAEATRVAHEQFRWFAGGWKVNADLPTPAGFAGATQFVREEDVAQNIPCGPDLDKIVESVSAFWEAGFTDIALVQVGDARQEQFLAEVAGPLLDKLRAAAP; encoded by the coding sequence ATGACGAACTTCGGCTACACCCTGATGACCGAGCAGAGCGGACCGCGGGAGCTGGTGCGGTACGCCGTGGGCGCCGAGGAGGCCGGGTTCGACTTCGAGGTCAGCAGCGACCACTTCTCCCCGTGGTTGAAGGAGCAGGGTCACGCGCCGCACGCCTGGACGGTCCTCGGGGCGGTCGCCCACGCCACCGAGCGGGTCGGCCTGATGACCTACGTGACCTGCCCGACGATCCGCTACCACCCCGCGATCGTGGCCCAGAAGTCCGCGACGCTGCAGCTGCTCGCCGAGGGGCGCTTCACCCTCGGCCTCGGCAGCGGGGAGAACCTCAACGAGCACGTGGTGGGCGAGGGCTGGCCCGCGGTGAAGCAGCGGCTCGAGATGCTCGAGGAGGCGATCGAGATCATCCGGGCGCTGCACACCGGCGAGGTCGTCGACTTCAAGGGCGAGTACTTCGACGTCGCCTCCGCCCACCTCTGGGACGTGCCCGAGCAGGGCGTCCCGATCGGTGTCGCGGCCGCCGGCCCGCGCGGCATCGCGACCTTCGGACCCGTCGCCGACCACCTGATCTCCACCGACCCGTTCCCGAGCCTGATCGAGACCTGGAACGCCACCGAGGGCTGCGCCCGCATCGGGGACGGCGCCCGCGCCGTCGGCCAGATCCCGATCTGCTGGGGCCCCGACGAGGCCGAGGCCACCCGGGTGGCGCACGAGCAGTTTCGCTGGTTCGCCGGCGGGTGGAAGGTCAACGCCGACCTCCCCACCCCCGCGGGCTTCGCCGGCGCCACCCAGTTCGTCCGCGAGGAGGACGTCGCGCAGAACATCCCCTGCGGTCCGGACCTGGACAAGATCGTCGAGTCGGTCTCGGCCTTCTGGGAGGCCGGCTTCACCGACATCGCCCTGGTCCAGGTCGGCGACGCCCGCCAGGAGCAGTTCCTGGCCGAGGTCGCCGGGCCGCTGCTGGACAAGCTCCGCGCCGCCGCCCCCTGA
- a CDS encoding DUF1707 SHOCT-like domain-containing protein — MSRPADRPQHPSRLRVGDQEREQAAAALGEHYAHGRLSHGEHADRLDAAWSARTRADLDLLFHDLPVAGFRPTPPPATVARGAGRPSRSGPNPWLLVLAVVAAVVVLSEVPVLLVLLLVVAFVVVKRHRRRGRQVAGPPLWH; from the coding sequence ATGAGCCGGCCGGCCGACCGGCCGCAGCACCCGTCCCGGCTGCGGGTCGGCGACCAGGAGCGGGAGCAGGCCGCCGCTGCGCTGGGGGAGCACTACGCCCACGGCCGGCTCTCCCACGGCGAGCACGCCGACCGCCTGGACGCGGCCTGGTCCGCGCGCACCCGGGCCGACCTCGACCTGCTCTTCCACGACCTGCCGGTCGCCGGCTTCCGCCCGACCCCGCCCCCGGCCACGGTGGCCCGGGGTGCCGGGCGCCCGTCGCGCTCCGGGCCGAACCCGTGGCTGCTCGTGCTCGCGGTCGTCGCTGCGGTCGTGGTGCTCTCCGAGGTCCCGGTCCTGCTGGTCCTCCTGCTCGTCGTGGCCTTCGTCGTGGTGAAGCGTCACCGGCGCCGGGGCCGCCAGGTCGCCGGTCCGCCGCTCTGGCACTGA
- a CDS encoding M3 family metallopeptidase produces the protein MSSPAPLSLPAVEVAQEWVQAEATAGLERARGLVDALRAAPPTDALETLRQWDEVHLALSGVAATGSLFSNVHPLEGVREAAEQAEQEVMRMLTRLGLDRELYEVFAGLDGSGLDAEASRLLEKTLDDFRRAGVDQDEATRQRITAINERLTELDQAFGKQIRDDVRTVRVAPERLAGLPEDWLEEHPADADGLVTVTTDYPDAVPVRMFAHDAGVRAEMTQAFLNRGWPANEALLHELFSLRHELATLVGFDGWASYDAAVKMIGEGAAIPAFIDRIAEAAEGPMRRDLAVLLARYQEDHPGAEVVAQPDASYYEEAVRREQLQVDAQQVRTYFDAAKVRQGLLDVTGRLFGLRYEHVPSAPVWAEDVTCYDVYDATTAGGGDDVTEPFGRIYLDLHPRQGKYKHAAQFTLAEGVAGRQLPEGVLVCNFSRGLMEHDHVVTLFHEFGHLVHHVLGGRGRWTRFAGVATEWDFVEAPSQMLEEWAWDADVLRTFATDASGEPIPADLVERMRAGDDFGKGYHARTQMFYAAVSYWFHQDRPEDLTVRMRELQERYSPFPYVEDTHFFASFGHLGGYSSAYYTYMWSLVIAKDLFSAFDAASMSDPVVAARYRDRVLAPGGAKDAADLVSDFLGRTYTFDAYAEWLAR, from the coding sequence GTGAGCTCCCCCGCCCCGCTGTCCCTGCCCGCCGTCGAGGTCGCCCAGGAGTGGGTGCAGGCCGAGGCCACCGCCGGCCTCGAACGCGCACGGGGCCTCGTCGACGCGCTCCGCGCCGCCCCGCCCACCGACGCGCTCGAGACGCTGCGGCAGTGGGACGAGGTGCACCTCGCGCTGTCCGGCGTGGCCGCGACGGGTTCGCTGTTCAGCAACGTGCACCCCCTCGAGGGCGTGCGCGAGGCCGCCGAGCAGGCCGAGCAGGAGGTCATGCGGATGCTGACCCGGCTCGGCCTCGACCGGGAGCTCTACGAGGTCTTCGCCGGCCTCGACGGCTCCGGCCTCGACGCCGAGGCCTCCCGCCTGCTGGAGAAGACCCTCGACGACTTCCGTCGTGCGGGCGTGGACCAGGACGAGGCCACCCGGCAGCGGATCACCGCCATCAACGAGCGGCTGACCGAGCTGGACCAGGCCTTCGGCAAGCAGATCCGTGACGACGTCCGGACCGTCCGGGTGGCTCCCGAGCGGCTGGCCGGGCTGCCCGAGGACTGGCTCGAGGAGCACCCCGCCGACGCCGACGGCCTGGTCACCGTCACCACCGACTACCCGGACGCGGTGCCGGTGCGGATGTTCGCCCACGACGCCGGCGTCCGCGCCGAGATGACCCAGGCGTTCCTGAACCGGGGCTGGCCCGCCAACGAGGCGCTGCTGCACGAGCTCTTCTCGCTGCGCCACGAGCTGGCGACCCTGGTCGGCTTCGACGGGTGGGCATCGTACGACGCGGCGGTCAAGATGATCGGCGAAGGCGCGGCCATCCCGGCCTTCATCGACCGGATCGCCGAGGCCGCCGAGGGGCCGATGCGCCGCGACCTGGCGGTGCTGCTGGCCCGCTACCAGGAGGACCACCCCGGAGCCGAGGTCGTCGCCCAGCCCGACGCGTCGTACTACGAGGAGGCCGTGCGTCGCGAGCAGCTGCAGGTCGACGCCCAGCAGGTCCGCACCTACTTCGACGCCGCCAAGGTCCGCCAGGGCCTGCTCGACGTGACCGGGCGGTTGTTCGGGCTGCGCTACGAGCACGTCCCGTCGGCGCCGGTGTGGGCCGAAGACGTCACCTGCTACGACGTCTACGACGCGACCACGGCCGGGGGCGGGGACGACGTGACCGAGCCCTTCGGCCGGATCTACCTCGACCTGCACCCGCGCCAGGGCAAGTACAAGCACGCCGCGCAGTTCACCCTCGCCGAGGGCGTCGCGGGGAGGCAGCTGCCCGAGGGCGTGCTGGTCTGCAACTTCTCGCGCGGTCTGATGGAGCACGACCACGTGGTCACGCTCTTCCACGAGTTCGGGCACCTGGTCCACCACGTCCTGGGCGGCCGCGGCCGCTGGACCCGCTTCGCCGGGGTGGCGACCGAGTGGGACTTCGTCGAGGCGCCCAGCCAGATGCTCGAGGAGTGGGCGTGGGACGCCGACGTCCTGCGCACCTTCGCCACCGACGCCTCGGGCGAGCCGATCCCGGCCGACCTGGTCGAGCGGATGCGCGCCGGCGACGACTTCGGCAAGGGCTACCACGCGCGGACGCAGATGTTCTACGCCGCGGTGTCCTACTGGTTCCACCAGGACCGCCCCGAGGACCTCACCGTCCGGATGCGCGAGCTGCAGGAGCGGTACTCGCCCTTCCCCTACGTCGAGGACACCCACTTCTTCGCCAGCTTCGGGCACCTCGGCGGCTACTCGTCGGCCTACTACACCTACATGTGGTCGCTGGTGATCGCCAAGGACCTGTTCTCGGCCTTCGACGCGGCCTCGATGTCCGACCCGGTCGTCGCGGCGCGCTACCGCGACCGCGTGCTGGCCCCGGGCGGCGCCAAGGACGCCGCCGACCTCGTCTCCGACTTCCTCGGCCGGACCTACACGTTCGACGCGTACGCGGAGTGGCTCGCGCGCTAG
- a CDS encoding MFS transporter: protein MHLRGLVADTRPLRNDHFRRLWLANIVTVVGAQLTVVAVPAQIYAQTGSSAYVGLTGVFGLVPLVVFGLWGGALADVFDRRTLLVVTTTGLIVTSGLFYVQAALGSTDVWLLLSLFAVQQAFFAVNQPTRSAVLPRLLEPGLLPAANSLNMTVMQAGAIAGPLVAGTLIPVVGFSWLYLVDTITLLATLSAVVRLPPLPIAREEGAGPARTPGLRSVVEGVVYLRSQPVLMMSFVVDVIAMVFGMPRALFPQIADESFGGPAGGGLAFALLFAAIPIGAVLGGVFSGWVSRVEAQGRAVVVCILVWGAAMTGFGVAVGVAGLGGGWQRPMLLAAVLMLVVGGAADMASSAFRSSMLQSAASDAVRGRLQGIFIVVVAGGPRIADVGHGVAAAAVGTAVASAGGGLLVVVLTVAASLAVPSFVRYRVTRAPVG from the coding sequence GTGCACCTCCGCGGACTCGTGGCCGACACCCGGCCCCTGCGCAACGACCACTTCCGGCGGCTGTGGCTGGCCAACATCGTCACCGTCGTCGGCGCCCAGCTCACCGTCGTGGCGGTGCCGGCGCAGATCTACGCCCAGACCGGCTCGTCGGCCTACGTCGGGCTGACCGGCGTCTTCGGGCTGGTGCCGCTGGTGGTCTTCGGTCTCTGGGGCGGGGCGCTGGCCGACGTCTTCGACCGCCGCACGCTGCTGGTGGTCACCACGACCGGGCTGATCGTGACCAGCGGGCTGTTCTACGTGCAGGCCGCGCTGGGGTCGACGGACGTGTGGCTGCTGCTGTCGCTGTTCGCGGTGCAGCAGGCGTTCTTCGCGGTCAACCAGCCCACCCGCAGCGCGGTGCTGCCACGCCTGCTCGAGCCCGGCCTGCTGCCGGCCGCCAACTCGCTGAACATGACCGTCATGCAGGCCGGCGCGATCGCCGGGCCCCTGGTGGCCGGCACGCTGATCCCGGTGGTCGGGTTCTCCTGGCTCTACCTGGTCGACACCATCACCCTGCTCGCGACGCTGTCCGCGGTCGTCCGGCTGCCGCCGCTGCCGATCGCGCGCGAGGAGGGGGCGGGGCCAGCCCGGACCCCCGGGCTGCGCTCGGTCGTCGAGGGCGTGGTCTACCTGCGCTCGCAGCCGGTGCTGATGATGTCGTTCGTCGTGGACGTCATCGCGATGGTCTTCGGGATGCCACGGGCCCTGTTCCCCCAGATCGCCGACGAGTCGTTCGGCGGACCGGCCGGCGGTGGGCTGGCCTTCGCGCTGCTGTTCGCGGCCATCCCGATCGGCGCGGTGCTCGGCGGCGTGTTCTCGGGGTGGGTCTCCCGGGTCGAGGCCCAGGGCCGCGCCGTCGTGGTCTGCATCCTGGTGTGGGGCGCGGCGATGACCGGCTTCGGCGTCGCGGTCGGCGTCGCGGGCCTCGGTGGTGGCTGGCAGCGCCCGATGCTGCTGGCGGCCGTGCTGATGCTGGTGGTCGGCGGCGCCGCCGACATGGCCTCCTCGGCGTTCCGCAGCTCGATGCTGCAGAGCGCCGCCTCCGACGCGGTGCGCGGGCGTCTGCAGGGCATCTTCATCGTGGTCGTGGCGGGTGGACCCAGGATCGCCGACGTCGGGCACGGCGTCGCGGCGGCGGCGGTCGGCACCGCGGTGGCCTCGGCCGGCGGGGGCCTTCTGGTGGTGGTGCTGACCGTGGCCGCCTCGCTCGCGGTGCCGTCGTTCGTGCGCTACCGGGTCACCCGGGCGCCGGTGGGCTGA
- a CDS encoding PadR family transcriptional regulator, with translation MSQGFPGQWAKHIDAVWGAQQRRTAGGPFGPGGGPAGGPPPWLAGLFGMGQGGPEAKPRARRGDVRSAILDVVRAAAERGEPVNGYQVIQQIAERSEEAWRPSPGSVYPTISQLEDEGLLVTDETLGRKSLRLTAAGEAYVAEHVAELAAVWTPFQQHRPGADQDAAAGDGSGASWRDLKPEIGQMMSAVWQIVTSGSETQKTAAAAVLVETRRKLYGILADGEHATADPADPAADRTADQIAGEQAEGPR, from the coding sequence ATGAGCCAGGGATTCCCGGGCCAGTGGGCCAAGCACATCGACGCCGTGTGGGGCGCGCAGCAGCGTCGTACGGCGGGCGGGCCGTTCGGGCCCGGCGGCGGGCCGGCCGGCGGACCGCCGCCGTGGCTCGCCGGCCTCTTCGGGATGGGCCAGGGCGGCCCCGAGGCGAAGCCGCGCGCCCGCCGCGGGGACGTCCGCTCGGCCATCCTCGACGTCGTCCGCGCCGCCGCCGAGCGCGGCGAGCCGGTCAACGGCTACCAGGTGATCCAGCAGATCGCCGAGCGCAGCGAGGAGGCGTGGCGCCCCAGCCCCGGCTCGGTGTACCCGACGATCAGCCAGCTCGAGGACGAGGGCCTGCTCGTCACCGACGAGACACTCGGCCGCAAGAGCCTGCGGCTCACCGCGGCCGGCGAGGCCTACGTCGCCGAGCACGTCGCCGAGCTGGCGGCCGTCTGGACGCCCTTCCAGCAGCACCGGCCCGGCGCCGACCAGGACGCGGCGGCCGGCGACGGCAGCGGGGCGTCGTGGCGCGACCTCAAGCCCGAGATCGGGCAGATGATGAGCGCCGTCTGGCAGATCGTCACCAGCGGCTCGGAGACGCAGAAGACGGCCGCCGCCGCGGTCCTCGTCGAGACCCGCCGCAAGCTGTACGGGATCCTCGCCGACGGCGAGCACGCCACCGCCGACCCGGCCGACCCGGCCGCGGACCGGACCGCCGACCAGATCGCCGGCGAGCAGGCCGAGGGCCCGCGATGA
- a CDS encoding acyl-CoA dehydrogenase family protein encodes MTSFGLGPDHLELRAWVHTFAADVVRPAAAEWDEREEFPWPVLEEAAEVGLYSLDFFATQAFDETGLGIPLTMEELFWGDAGIGLSIVGTALAAAGVSSNGTDEQVAEWVPQMFGSPGDLRTAAFCSSEPDAGSDVGAMRTRATYDEATDEWVLNGTKTWATNGGMADVHVVTAVVEPELRSRGQASFVVPPRTKGLSQGQKFAKHGIRASHTAEVVLDSVRVPGRCLLGGKEKLDARLARARAARDGATPASAAGRSGNASMATFERTRPAVGAQAVGIARAAYEVALDYARTREQFGKPIIENQAIAFALADMRTSIDAARLLVWRAAWMAATGARFDAAEGSMSKLVAGETAVAVTEKAMQVLGGNGYTRDYPVERMARDAKIYTIFEGTSEIQRLVIARTISGAPIR; translated from the coding sequence GTGACCAGCTTCGGACTCGGCCCCGACCACCTCGAGCTGCGCGCCTGGGTGCACACCTTCGCCGCCGACGTCGTCCGCCCGGCGGCGGCCGAGTGGGACGAGCGCGAGGAGTTCCCATGGCCGGTGCTCGAGGAGGCTGCGGAGGTCGGCCTCTACTCGCTGGACTTCTTCGCCACCCAGGCCTTCGACGAGACCGGCCTCGGCATCCCGCTCACCATGGAGGAGCTCTTCTGGGGCGACGCCGGGATCGGGCTGTCCATCGTCGGCACCGCCCTGGCCGCCGCGGGCGTGAGCTCGAACGGCACCGACGAGCAGGTCGCCGAGTGGGTTCCGCAGATGTTCGGCTCGCCGGGCGACCTGCGCACCGCCGCCTTCTGCTCCTCCGAGCCCGACGCCGGCAGCGACGTCGGCGCGATGCGCACCCGCGCCACCTACGACGAGGCCACCGACGAGTGGGTGCTGAACGGCACCAAGACCTGGGCCACGAACGGCGGCATGGCCGACGTCCACGTCGTGACGGCCGTCGTCGAGCCGGAGCTGCGCTCCCGCGGCCAGGCCAGCTTCGTCGTCCCGCCCCGCACGAAGGGCCTCTCCCAGGGGCAGAAGTTCGCCAAGCACGGGATCCGCGCCTCGCACACCGCCGAGGTCGTCCTCGACTCCGTCCGCGTCCCGGGTCGCTGCCTGCTCGGGGGCAAGGAGAAGCTCGACGCGCGGCTGGCCCGCGCCCGCGCCGCGCGGGACGGCGCGACCCCGGCCTCCGCGGCCGGGCGGAGCGGCAACGCCAGCATGGCCACCTTCGAGCGCACCCGCCCCGCCGTCGGCGCGCAGGCCGTCGGCATCGCCCGCGCGGCGTACGAGGTCGCGCTCGACTACGCCAGGACGCGCGAGCAGTTCGGCAAGCCGATCATCGAGAACCAGGCGATCGCCTTCGCCCTGGCCGACATGCGCACCAGCATCGACGCCGCACGGCTGCTCGTGTGGCGCGCGGCCTGGATGGCCGCCACCGGCGCCCGGTTCGACGCCGCGGAGGGCTCGATGTCCAAGCTGGTCGCCGGGGAGACCGCTGTGGCGGTGACCGAGAAGGCGATGCAGGTGCTCGGCGGCAACGGCTACACGCGCGACTACCCGGTGGAGCGGATGGCCCGCGACGCCAAGATCTACACGATCTTCGAGGGCACCTCGGAGATCCAGCGCCTGGTGATCGCCCGGACCATCTCGGGTGCCCCGATCCGGTAG
- a CDS encoding DUF427 domain-containing protein, protein MSRPVPETPGPGQESVWDYPRPPALDHSTERVDIVLGGRTVASTTHSVRVLETSHPPTYYVPVLDFVEGALRPTVGSSFCEWKGVASYFDLVGDERGEVVAPRAAWTYPEPTPGFRDLLGMVAVMPGAVDLCSVDGEVVVPQPGDFYGGWITSRVVGPFKGIPGSRFW, encoded by the coding sequence ATGAGTCGACCTGTGCCCGAGACCCCCGGACCCGGCCAGGAGTCGGTGTGGGACTACCCCCGGCCGCCGGCGCTGGACCACAGCACCGAGCGCGTGGACATCGTCCTGGGCGGGCGCACCGTGGCCTCGACGACACACTCCGTACGCGTGCTCGAGACCAGCCACCCGCCCACCTACTACGTCCCGGTCCTCGACTTCGTCGAGGGCGCGCTGCGGCCCACCGTCGGCTCCAGCTTCTGCGAGTGGAAGGGCGTCGCCTCGTACTTCGACCTGGTCGGCGACGAGCGGGGCGAGGTCGTCGCGCCGCGCGCCGCGTGGACCTACCCCGAGCCGACGCCCGGCTTCCGCGACCTGCTCGGCATGGTCGCGGTCATGCCCGGCGCGGTCGACCTGTGCTCGGTCGACGGCGAGGTCGTGGTGCCGCAGCCGGGGGACTTCTACGGCGGCTGGATCACCTCGCGCGTCGTCGGCCCGTTCAAGGGCATCCCCGGGAGCCGGTTCTGGTGA
- a CDS encoding TspO/MBR family protein, translated as MIAPATTSIDHLALPRRLARTVPPVLAGAVVGGLGTRPGSPWYRALRKPSWQPPAAVFGPVWTALYAAAAVAGASMLERVPVDDRHDVERALWLNMGLNAGWCWLFFTAEKPRWALAEIVLLQASTLDLVRRARAAGDDRAALALAPYVGWNAFATALNVAIVRRNP; from the coding sequence GTGATCGCCCCCGCCACGACCTCGATCGACCACCTCGCCCTGCCGCGGCGCCTGGCGCGGACGGTCCCGCCCGTCCTGGCCGGCGCGGTCGTCGGCGGGCTGGGGACCAGGCCCGGCTCGCCCTGGTACCGCGCGCTGCGCAAGCCGTCCTGGCAGCCTCCCGCCGCGGTCTTCGGGCCGGTGTGGACCGCGCTCTACGCCGCGGCCGCGGTCGCAGGCGCCTCGATGCTCGAGCGGGTCCCGGTCGACGACCGGCACGACGTCGAGCGCGCGCTGTGGCTGAACATGGGCCTCAACGCCGGATGGTGCTGGCTGTTCTTCACCGCCGAGAAGCCGAGGTGGGCGCTGGCCGAGATCGTGCTGCTGCAGGCCTCGACCCTCGACCTCGTCCGCCGGGCGCGCGCCGCCGGTGACGACCGGGCCGCGCTGGCGCTGGCGCCGTACGTCGGCTGGAACGCGTTCGCGACGGCCCTCAACGTCGCGATCGTGCGCCGCAACCCCTGA
- a CDS encoding DUF6885 family protein, whose protein sequence is MAVLTGTDRPDPAALLPGADRVLAAHPAQLPQPDQLCGPFAARSALHALLDGTDVADLGDLALAAGTRVWPHDEPAWRPVGAPLRTDAWEGLPRADDPGRSGTDAAPLAAGLPDVAPVAVVPVPAAGRGADPAPWGRLLVGLREAGDPVAVVANLRTGPTWPRDHPLAGWDVGHFVVLVSYDDAEVGVADSYVEAGAHGWPPGCRGVPLPDLVAALAAPPGRGLLLLTDPAHEQGVRRLVAASGLVAARTAW, encoded by the coding sequence GTGGCAGTACTGACCGGCACCGACCGGCCCGACCCGGCCGCGCTGCTGCCCGGCGCGGACCGGGTCCTGGCCGCGCACCCCGCCCAGCTGCCCCAGCCGGACCAGCTCTGCGGGCCGTTCGCGGCCCGCTCGGCGCTGCACGCCCTCCTCGACGGCACGGACGTCGCGGACCTGGGTGACCTGGCCCTCGCGGCCGGGACCCGGGTCTGGCCCCACGACGAGCCGGCCTGGCGTCCGGTCGGGGCGCCGCTGCGCACGGACGCCTGGGAGGGCCTGCCCCGCGCCGACGACCCCGGGCGGAGCGGGACCGACGCCGCGCCGCTGGCCGCCGGCCTCCCCGACGTCGCGCCGGTGGCCGTCGTGCCCGTCCCCGCCGCCGGCCGCGGTGCCGACCCCGCCCCGTGGGGCCGGCTGCTGGTCGGCCTGCGCGAGGCCGGGGACCCCGTGGCCGTGGTGGCGAACCTGCGCACCGGTCCGACCTGGCCGCGCGACCACCCGCTCGCCGGGTGGGACGTCGGCCACTTCGTCGTCCTGGTCTCGTACGACGACGCGGAGGTCGGGGTCGCCGACAGCTACGTCGAGGCCGGGGCTCACGGCTGGCCCCCGGGCTGCCGCGGCGTGCCGCTCCCCGACCTCGTGGCCGCGCTGGCCGCGCCGCCGGGTCGCGGGCTGCTGCTGCTCACCGACCCCGCGCACGAGCAGGGCGTACGACGGCTGGTCGCCGCGTCCGGGCTCGTCGCCGCCCGCACCGCCTGGTGA
- a CDS encoding carbon-nitrogen hydrolase family protein codes for MPAPSLTVAVAQPATVPHDLVANVRAHVAAVRTAAVVVGARLLVLPEMSLTGYELDADAVDPGHPVLDPLVDACRATGVVALAGAPVREGGLEHLAVLLVDGTGTRVAYRKTFLGEDEAERFSPGDGARVVAVDGWAVGLAICKDTGEPRHTARLAEAGVDLYAAGVVDAPDEEDVRRARTLAVAAALRVPVAVASAAGPATTYPLTRGGSTVHAADGRLLARAGRRPGEVVGATLVRPVRPVRP; via the coding sequence GTGCCCGCCCCGTCGCTGACCGTCGCCGTGGCGCAGCCGGCGACGGTGCCGCACGACCTCGTGGCCAACGTCCGCGCGCACGTGGCCGCCGTCCGGACCGCCGCCGTGGTGGTCGGGGCCCGGCTGCTGGTGCTCCCCGAGATGTCGCTGACCGGTTACGAGCTCGACGCCGACGCGGTCGACCCCGGGCACCCGGTCCTCGACCCGCTCGTCGACGCGTGCCGGGCGACGGGTGTCGTCGCGCTGGCGGGCGCGCCGGTCCGCGAGGGCGGGCTCGAGCACCTCGCCGTGCTGCTGGTGGACGGGACCGGGACCCGCGTCGCCTACCGCAAGACCTTCCTCGGCGAGGACGAGGCGGAGCGGTTCAGCCCCGGGGACGGCGCCCGCGTCGTCGCCGTCGACGGCTGGGCGGTCGGACTCGCGATCTGCAAGGACACCGGCGAGCCCCGGCACACGGCCCGGCTCGCGGAGGCCGGCGTCGACCTGTACGCCGCCGGGGTGGTCGACGCACCCGACGAGGAGGACGTGCGCCGGGCGCGCACCCTGGCGGTGGCGGCGGCGCTGCGCGTCCCGGTCGCCGTGGCGAGCGCGGCCGGCCCGGCGACGACCTACCCGCTCACGCGGGGCGGCTCGACCGTGCACGCCGCCGACGGGCGGCTGCTGGCGCGGGCCGGCCGCCGACCGGGCGAGGTCGTCGGCGCGACGCTGGTCCGCCCGGTCCGGCCGGTCCGCCCGTAG
- a CDS encoding glutamine synthetase family protein produces MTPPVAAPQPPDAASLVARLEGLGVLGVSIGWVDNNGIVRSRVVPLEQLPSALTRGVGITAAFGVFDSHDGITFAHEGLATPSGDVRLVPVVEDLDSIVALAGQPGLAWVPGRQLTADGDPWPYDQRAVLERQVAAAAEAGFEVRAGFEVEMVLTHDTDDGGWHPARRGPAYSANAVLDVHDLVETLLRDLRDNGVRVGQLHAEYGEAQLELSLDVADALTMADAQVLTRQTVHAAARAHGLRASFAPLASTTGAGNGWHLHTSLVDAATGRNALTGDPAAGGDEHGLSPVGRGYLAGLLRELPGVTAVTAPSTGSLLRRRPGYWAGAYGFWGVENREAALRLVPASRLLGSEVTNVELKACDASANPYLALAVTIAAGLAGVRDGLEPPAPVQEDVGTWDGARREAAGIRPLATSFEQQQADLLGSDLVREVLGAELLGAFAACRAADAAWAADRGVEDVVASLRWQY; encoded by the coding sequence ATGACGCCTCCCGTCGCCGCCCCGCAGCCTCCCGATGCCGCCTCCCTCGTCGCCCGGCTGGAGGGCCTCGGCGTCCTCGGGGTGAGCATCGGCTGGGTCGACAACAACGGCATCGTGCGCTCGCGGGTCGTCCCGCTCGAGCAGCTGCCGTCGGCGCTGACCAGGGGTGTCGGGATCACCGCCGCGTTCGGCGTCTTCGACTCCCACGACGGCATCACCTTCGCCCACGAGGGCCTGGCCACACCGTCCGGCGACGTACGCCTGGTGCCGGTCGTCGAGGACCTCGACAGCATCGTGGCGCTGGCCGGCCAGCCCGGCCTGGCGTGGGTGCCCGGCCGCCAGCTCACGGCCGACGGCGACCCCTGGCCGTACGACCAGCGGGCCGTGCTGGAGCGGCAGGTGGCCGCGGCCGCCGAGGCCGGGTTCGAGGTGCGCGCCGGGTTCGAGGTCGAGATGGTGCTGACCCACGACACCGACGACGGCGGTTGGCACCCCGCGCGGCGCGGCCCGGCGTACTCCGCCAACGCGGTGCTCGACGTCCACGACCTCGTCGAGACCCTGCTGCGCGACCTGCGCGACAACGGCGTGCGGGTCGGGCAGCTGCACGCGGAGTACGGCGAGGCGCAGCTCGAGCTCTCCCTCGACGTCGCCGACGCGCTGACGATGGCCGACGCGCAGGTGCTGACCCGGCAGACCGTGCACGCCGCCGCCCGGGCCCACGGACTGCGGGCCAGCTTCGCGCCGCTGGCCAGCACCACGGGCGCCGGCAACGGCTGGCACCTGCACACCTCCCTGGTCGACGCCGCGACCGGCCGCAACGCGTTGACCGGCGACCCCGCCGCGGGCGGCGACGAGCACGGGCTGTCCCCGGTCGGTCGCGGTTACCTGGCCGGGCTGCTGCGCGAGCTGCCCGGTGTCACGGCGGTCACCGCCCCGAGCACGGGCTCCCTGCTCCGGCGACGGCCGGGCTACTGGGCGGGCGCGTACGGCTTCTGGGGCGTCGAGAACCGCGAGGCCGCGCTCCGACTCGTGCCGGCGAGCCGGCTGCTCGGCAGCGAGGTCACTAACGTCGAGCTCAAGGCCTGCGACGCCTCGGCCAACCCCTACCTCGCCCTCGCGGTGACGATCGCGGCCGGCCTGGCCGGGGTCCGCGACGGTCTCGAGCCGCCGGCGCCGGTCCAGGAGGACGTCGGCACCTGGGACGGGGCCCGCCGCGAGGCCGCCGGGATCCGACCGCTGGCCACGTCCTTCGAGCAGCAGCAGGCCGACCTGCTCGGCAGCGACCTCGTCCGCGAGGTGCTCGGCGCGGAGCTGCTGGGCGCCTTCGCGGCCTGCCGGGCCGCCGACGCCGCCTGGGCCGCCGACCGCGGGGTCGAGGACGTCGTGGCCTCGCTGCGGTGGCAGTACTGA